TTGAGGCAAACCGTCCGAGTCCCGGCCTCGGCCGGGATCGTGTACGTTTCGAGCCGGCTCCCGTTGTTCACGTTGACGACCTGGACGCGCTCGTACGGCAGGATCGAGGCCGCCTCCATCAGTTCCCGGTCGAGCGTGATCGAGCCCTCGTAGTGGAGGGCGGCCTCGGTCACCGTCAAGCGGTGGAGCTTGCCTTTGAAGAGGGTGATCGTCATGGCGGGAGGGGTGGGGGATGCGGGGCGGGGGATGCGGGCCTCATCCCGCGTCTCTCACCATCAGCGTGGTGTTGTCGATGAGTCGGGTGTCGCCGAAGTACACGGCGAGAGCGGCAAGGTAGCGGCCTCCGGAAGGGCGTTCTGGTGAGAGTGTGTCAACGGGCTGCAGCGCGTCCGCGTCGACGACCTCGGCGTACTGGAGCCGCGCGAGCGGAGCGGCGGCGACCTGCGCTTCCATCGTCCCGCGGATCGCCGCCGCGTCGCGCTCGCCGAGCTCGACGGCGGCCTCGGCCGCGCGGAGCGCCTGCGAGAGCACGACGGCCTGCGCGCGCTCCTCGTCCGAGAGGTAGCGGTTGCGCGACGAGAGCGCCAGCCCGTCCGGCTCCCGCACGATGGGGTGCCCCACGAGTTCGACCCCGAACCCGAGCTCGGCCGTCATCCGGCGGAGGATCGCCAGTTGCTGGGCGTCCTTCTGGCCGAACACGGCGAGGTGCGGGCGGCACGCCAAAAACAGCTTCGTCACGACCGTCGTGACGCCCTCGAAGTGGCCGGGACGCGTGGCCCCGCAGAGGTGCCGGTCGAGGTCACGGACCGACACCGTCACCCACGGCGGGAGCCCGAACGGGTACATCACCCCGGCCGAGGGCGCGAAGACGGCGTCCACCCCGCCCGCCTCCGCCAGCGCGTCGAGGTCGGCGTCGAGCGTGCGCGGGTAGGCCTCGAAGTCCTCGCCCGGCCCGAACTGGGTCGGGTTGACGAAGACGGAGACGGTCACGTGCCCGTCGCCTCCGGCCCGCTGGCGGGCCTCGCGCACGAGCGCGAGGTGCCCGTCGTGGAGCGCGCCCATGGTGGGGACGAGCACGAGGCGGCGGCCGGCGGCGCGGGCCGCGTCGGCCTCGGCCTGCATGGCCTCGATGGTGCGGTGGACCGGTGGGCGGGTGGGCACGGGGGCGCGGGGGACGTCAGATCGATGGACGGGCTCGGACGGATCAAGTTCGCGGAGACCGCCCGAACCGCTTCCGCTCGGCCCGGTACGTTCTCGTGCCCTCCCCGCCTCGTCCCTACGGCTTCGCTCCGGAGAGCCGTCGAGGCGGTCCGACTCCCCTCCCCCATCAGCCTCCCCATGTCCGACGTCCGCATCGAAACCGACTCGCTCGGCGAGGTCCGCGTGCCCGCCGAGGCGCTCTACGGCGCCCAGACGCAGCGCGCCAAGGACAACTTCCCCGTCTCGTCACTCCGCTTCCCGCGCCGGTTTATCGAGGCGCTCGGGACCGTCAAGGCCGCGTCGGCGCGCGCCAACAAGCAGCTCGGCTTGCTCGAGCCCGAGACGGCAGACGCCATCGACGCCGCCGCGCTGCGCGTGCGGGAGGGCGACCTCGACGACCAGTTCGTGCTCGACATCTTCCAGACGGGCTCGGGCACGTCGACGAACATGAACGCCAACGAGGTCATCGCCAACGTCGCGACGCAGACGCTCGGCGGCGCGCTCGGCTCGAAGGGCGTCCACCCCAATGACGACGTCAACTACGGCCAGTCGTCGAACGACGTGATCCCGACGGCCATGCACGTCGCGGCGCGCGTGGCGATCGAGCGGGATCTGCTGCCGGCGCTGGAGCGGTTCGCGAGCGCGCTCGAGGACAAGGCCCAGGCTTTCGACGACGTCATCAAGAGCGGGCGGACGCACCTCATGGACGCCACGCCGGTCCGCCTCGGGCAGGAGTTCGGCGGGTACGCCGCCCAGGTCCGGAAGGGCATCGCGCGCGTCGAGGCCGCCTCCGAAGAGCTGGCCGAGCTCGCCCTCGGCGGGACGGCCGTCGGGACCGGCATCAACCGGCCCGACGCGTTCCCCGAGGCGGCCATCGCCGAGATCTCCGAGATCACGGGCGTGGCCTTCCGTGAGGCCGAGAACCACTTCGAGGCGCAGGCCGCCAAGGACGGGTACGTCGCCGCCGCCGGCGCGCTCAACACGCTGGCGGTGTCGCTGCTGAAGATCGCCAACGACATCCGGCACCTCTCGTCGGGCCCCACGTCGGGGCTGTCGGAGATCCAACTCCCGGCCATCCAGCCGGGCTCGTCGATCATGCCGGGCAAGGTGAACCCGGTAATGAGCGAGGCCATGATGATGGTGGCCGCGCGCGTGATGGGCAACGCCGTGACGATCACCGTCGGCGGGCAGCACGGGAACTTCGAGCTCAACGTGATGATGCCGGTCATGGCCCACGCCATGCTGGAGTCGATCGAGGCGCTCTCGGGCGTGCTCGACGCGT
This sequence is a window from Rubrivirga marina. Protein-coding genes within it:
- a CDS encoding class II fumarate hydratase, coding for MSDVRIETDSLGEVRVPAEALYGAQTQRAKDNFPVSSLRFPRRFIEALGTVKAASARANKQLGLLEPETADAIDAAALRVREGDLDDQFVLDIFQTGSGTSTNMNANEVIANVATQTLGGALGSKGVHPNDDVNYGQSSNDVIPTAMHVAARVAIERDLLPALERFASALEDKAQAFDDVIKSGRTHLMDATPVRLGQEFGGYAAQVRKGIARVEAASEELAELALGGTAVGTGINRPDAFPEAAIAEISEITGVAFREAENHFEAQAAKDGYVAAAGALNTLAVSLLKIANDIRHLSSGPTSGLSEIQLPAIQPGSSIMPGKVNPVMSEAMMMVAARVMGNAVTITVGGQHGNFELNVMMPVMAHAMLESIEALSGVLDAFRERCLEGITANRERARELLEKNPSIATALNAEIGYDAASKVAKKAAAEQKSVREVLLDMGLIPEQRIDEVLDVRSMTEPGIPGE
- the panC gene encoding pantoate--beta-alanine ligase encodes the protein MPTRPPVHRTIEAMQAEADAARAAGRRLVLVPTMGALHDGHLALVREARQRAGGDGHVTVSVFVNPTQFGPGEDFEAYPRTLDADLDALAEAGGVDAVFAPSAGVMYPFGLPPWVTVSVRDLDRHLCGATRPGHFEGVTTVVTKLFLACRPHLAVFGQKDAQQLAILRRMTAELGFGVELVGHPIVREPDGLALSSRNRYLSDEERAQAVVLSQALRAAEAAVELGERDAAAIRGTMEAQVAAAPLARLQYAEVVDADALQPVDTLSPERPSGGRYLAALAVYFGDTRLIDNTTLMVRDAG